In Microbacterium sp. SLBN-146, one genomic interval encodes:
- a CDS encoding aldose 1-epimerase family protein, which translates to MARTPLSGTQHALRAGDYEAVIASVGASLRSLTYGGRDLVVPFDADVVRPSYRGATLAPWPNRIVDGTYSFGGRDFELALTEPTRGHALHGLAGWLDFDAVDKGPDHVTLEAVVEPQTAYPWRIVVTTTFELGPDGLTQTVTARNESTEAAPWGTGPHPYLVAGEGTLDEWILELPAAQVLAVTDDRLSPIDLEPVGQDDPARFDFREPRAIGSVEIDHAFTGLSRDADGVATVRVTDAAGRGVSMTWDAACPWVQIHTADKPVPAESRLGLAVEPMTCAPDAFNAARYSYDAGLIVIEPEQSATASWCIAAIG; encoded by the coding sequence ATGGCACGCACACCTCTCTCCGGCACTCAGCACGCACTCCGGGCGGGCGACTACGAAGCCGTCATCGCGAGCGTCGGAGCCTCGCTCCGGTCATTGACCTATGGCGGTCGCGATCTGGTCGTGCCGTTCGACGCCGACGTCGTGCGTCCGTCCTACCGCGGCGCGACGCTCGCTCCGTGGCCGAACCGCATCGTCGACGGCACATATTCGTTCGGCGGCCGCGACTTCGAGCTGGCCTTGACGGAGCCCACGCGCGGGCACGCTCTGCACGGCCTCGCAGGATGGCTCGACTTCGATGCCGTCGACAAGGGGCCCGACCACGTGACGTTGGAGGCCGTCGTCGAACCGCAGACGGCCTACCCGTGGCGGATCGTCGTGACGACGACGTTCGAGCTCGGCCCCGACGGGCTCACTCAGACCGTGACGGCGCGCAACGAGTCGACCGAAGCCGCACCGTGGGGGACGGGACCGCACCCCTACCTCGTGGCCGGCGAGGGCACTCTCGACGAGTGGATCCTCGAACTCCCCGCCGCGCAGGTTCTCGCGGTGACCGACGACCGGCTGTCCCCGATCGATCTCGAGCCCGTGGGGCAGGACGATCCGGCTCGCTTCGACTTCCGCGAGCCGCGCGCCATCGGTTCCGTCGAGATCGACCACGCCTTCACGGGCCTGAGCCGTGATGCCGATGGCGTCGCGACAGTGCGTGTGACGGATGCCGCAGGTCGCGGTGTCTCGATGACGTGGGATGCCGCGTGCCCGTGGGTGCAGATCCACACGGCTGACAAGCCCGTCCCCGCAGAAAGCCGGCTGGGGCTCGCGGTCGAGCCCATGACATGCGCTCCCGACGCGTTCAACGCCGCGCGGTACTCCTACGACGCGGGACTCATCGTGATCGAGCCGGAGCAGTCGGCCACGGCCTCCTGGTGCATCGCCGCGATCGGCTGA